The segment ACATTAAAggcttttaaatattttttgatgataaaaaaaacCGCTGAAACCGTTGTGGTCATCGCTGTAACATTCACAATTACTGTCAAAGAACTTGCTTAGGCCGTAATTTGAAACGGTCCTAATCTTCCTTTTCAATGCCAACTATTTCCTTGTATTTGGAAGGAATCTTATATGTTTTCGGTTTTCAAGGAAAATGAAAAACGTAAAGTGGAGCACTAGAAATTTCCTGTTCGTGCGCCTGCTCGAAAGCTCTAGAAGCCAttgggccgtatgaataaaagtgttagagcaaatgctcccataagatttacacgggaaaagtaaagcaaactgttttattcatacgacctgTTGTCTACGATTGTTCAGCACAAAAAATTATTTCTCAATTGCACAGCATAGATTCTTGCCAGGTAAACCCGCAACTGCCAATTTATTAGAGTTTACTATTTATGCTTGTGAAGATTGGCCTGAACCCGAAAGCTGCATTCGAACGTGTCAATCATGGGATATTATATGCTAGATTATGGCGCTGGTAAACTTGCAGTATTTGTCACGATGGTTGCCTGGTTAAAATTGTACCTGTGGGATCGTAAACTTGCTGTGGAGGTGGGAATGTCACAATCTATAGCATAGCAGTATAGCAATAATTCCAGAGTCCCCCAAGGCAAGCATCTTGGGACTCTACTGTTTTCCTTGGTTATATATGATATCACAAAGTTATTACCTCGTGGCACACGATTGTTGTATGCCGATGACACAAAAATCCCCCATCTTATTTAAACTTCATTGTGGATACTTTCTGTGAATGTCGatacacagactaacagacgtaacactccgaacaaattttctaacaaaacatcgtttcattgacacccctaaaacttggaaaaaacactagcgtCACCTGGcgtagtcttcgcgctacgcagagtaagttgctataaatttagcaatgctataaatttacttgtataatatctgacatcagcgctagcgcaggcgagcggcgttctcgcgcagcgactgttgtttgagtcttggcttaaatgAAAACTTGacatgatcgtttttattggcgatgaaatgaggcttcagtgttacgtctgttagtctgtggtcgATACTTTCTAGCAACGTTCGGAGAAGATTTGCTccaggatatcgtgcgtgctAGCTTAACGCTTTTCAACAGCAATTTGAAATGGACTTATTTAAGACAATtgttatggatatactttacacgcaatacaatcaaaattaaaatttatgcaaacgtcttgtgaccatttacttttCTGACAGTTATAACTACTCACACTGTAATTTTCTATAAGTAAGGCTAGTTATAATTTAAAGGGGTACATACATTCCTTGTAGACACATAGGGAATCACACTTTTTGTAGCATGAGAACTCGTACTTCTTACTTGAGCGAACTCCTTTTGGCGATATAGGTTTTGGCCATACGATATAGGTATTGAACATTCGCAGAAAATGATTTAGAAAAGCTAATTGATTCGCTCTGCTTTTATTTAGGggtgtttcaaaaaaaaattggtttcacGGCACAGAAACGGTCCGATTTCTACTTTGTGATCCGTTAATCCGTGAGCTGAGTAAAAATGCATTTTATTCAGGCGTCAAGGTTATCAAGTATTTTGTCATTTATTGTTGTAATccgtttcttatttttttaagtaCCACTTAAGAAACCACAGCACATGCACATAACTTGCATTTCCTATTATCCGGTTGGATTAATTTCATAAAGTGGTAACTCGTTTGTGGATTAAATCACATGATACATAACATACTTACACTCTATTATAAAAATATCATGAACATTTTTGTCGCTATAATAGTTCCTCTTCACTTAAGAGCTAGTAACAGTAATAACAATTCAATTATATGTAACAAATTCTTTCGTAAAATCTGTCAATTTAGAGTCTATTGCGATGAAAGAAAAGAACATCAAATTATAACGCTTGAGCGACAATTCtctttaatttactttatagAATAGTAAGTTTCATCTGACTGTGTGAATGAATTGTTattatttatagttttttttttaatttatcgaagaaaatgaaaaaaatactaTCCTTTTGGTGAAATTAATGCTAATAATATGTTTTATAAAATGGAAAACAAGGATGTTATCATGATTTTATACTTGACTAATTCACCAGAAATACAAAGAACTCAATGAACGCTTTCTTTTCATTACAGGTCGGTTCTCTGTTTGCACTTCACCTGGGTAAAAAGGGTCACGAGGTTGATTTGTACGAGTACAGAGAAGGTACCTAGAAACTAATTTAGTTCCTCACAGGCGacgtttgttttatttcatcattACTTCGGCAGACATTCGTACAGCCGAGCTGGTCATCGGTCGGAGTATCAACCTGGCACTGTCTGCCCGTGGCCGCAAAGCGCTAGCAGAAGTAGGCCTCGAGGATGCACTGCTCCAGCATGGAATCCCGATGAAAGGCCGCATGTTACACGATCTGAAAGGAAACCGTAAGTTTGTTCCGTACGACGCCAATACCAACCAGTGCATATACTCGGTTGGCCGCAAACATCTGAACGAGGTACTTCTCGACGGTGAGTGAGTCTGTCGGTCGGTAGGAAATATGAGAGATATCGATTACGCATTAAGCCAACCGGGACATCGGAAGTATTCCGTGAAGTGCGTTGCATGCCGTTGTTTCTGTTGCTGTGACGGAACGCTGAATGTGCATTTACTAGGCTTCTCTTTCCAATAGGCTTAATACTTAATTTGAGCGTGTCAGCTGGCTTGTTTTGTAATGGTTATTGACattaacattttcattgcttgTAGCTGCGGAAAAATATCCCAATATCCACCTGCACTTCAATAAGAAACTGGTTCGAGCCGATTTGGATGAAGGAAATCTTAATTTTATTAAGTAAGTAAACAAAACTCTAATTTTCatattgaaaaaatagtatGGTGTGTATTAATGCTTACTGTTCACAGCCCACTGACGGAGGAAACCCACGAAGCGAAAGCCGACTTGGTAGTGGGATGCGACGGAGCATTCAGTGCTGTACGCAAGGAAATCATCAAACGGTCAGGATATGATTTCAGTCAAACTTATATCGAACATGGCTATCTGGAGCTATGTATTCCGCCCACGAAAGAGGGCGAATTTGCCATGCCTCACAATTACCTGCACATTTGGCCGCGGGGAAAATTCATGATGATTGCTTTACCCAACCAAGACCGCACGTGGACGGTAACACTGTTTATGCCGTTTGCCAATTTCAGAAGTATAAAATGCGATCAGGATCTGATGCGTTTCTTCCGTGAAAACTTCCCCGATGCAATCGATCTAATTGGACAGTCGCGATTGATCAAGGATTTCTTCAAGACAACTCCGCAATCGCTCGTGATGATCAAATGTAAACCATACAACGTAGGTGGAAAGGCTTTGATCATAGGCGATGCAGCCCATGCGATGGTTCCCTTCTATGGTCAGGGCATGAATGCAGGATTTGAGGATTGTTCGGTGCTAACAGAGTTGTTTAATCGCTATGACAGTGATGTAAACCGTATTTTAGTGGAGTTTAGTGAAACGCGTTGGGAGGATGCGCACGCTATTTGCGATTTAGCAATGTATAACTATGTTGAGGTTTGACTTTTTTGGTATTTTATGGTTGTTATTCATATTTAGAAGAGTGTTTCTTTACTTAGATGCGAGATCTTGTGACGAAACGATCATACTTATTCCGGAAAAAGTTGGATGAACTGTTGTTCTGGTTGATGCCAAATACCTGGGTTCCATTGTATAACTCAGTTTCGTTTTCCCACATGCGTTACAGTAGTTGTATAGCTAATCGCAAGTGGCAGGATAAGGTGAGTGACGGGGTTCTTATACATTTTTATGCGGGGGAAAGCGGAAGAACGATTTCATCAATAAACAGATTGCATAATAATAGGCGGAGTAGTTGTAAATCcggttaattttaattttacaatttCTATTTTCAGATTTTGACACGTGTTCTGTATTGCTCGTCGTTTATCGCAACTGTTTTCGTTGGTGTGTGCAGCTACAAATATGGTATTTCGCAGCAATTCGAATCATTCACAGGATtgtttagcaaattacttaacCTCAAGTAACCAATCAGTGATTAACCTATCAAATCGTGTTACTATTATTTCAATCCTATGTAAGTAAGTTTTTAGATAATTAAATTAGTCGTATGATTGTATTCAACTTACAAATATCAGTTTTGAACCGTGAACTTAAATAAATAACGAAAAATGAGCAAATTTCACTAGATGATTTACTATTTAATCCTATTCTATGATCAACTTTACGTCTTCGTACTTCTCGATGTAGTTACTTTTGTGGCTTTCAAAAAGATGTTCGAGGGCAACGCAGAA is part of the Sabethes cyaneus chromosome 2, idSabCyanKW18_F2, whole genome shotgun sequence genome and harbors:
- the LOC128736317 gene encoding kynurenine 3-monooxygenase, whose product is MADKYKQTNTNGLPAWNLNVAVVGGGLVGSLFALHLGKKGHEVDLYEYREDIRTAELVIGRSINLALSARGRKALAEVGLEDALLQHGIPMKGRMLHDLKGNRKFVPYDANTNQCIYSVGRKHLNEVLLDAAEKYPNIHLHFNKKLVRADLDEGNLNFINPLTEETHEAKADLVVGCDGAFSAVRKEIIKRSGYDFSQTYIEHGYLELCIPPTKEGEFAMPHNYLHIWPRGKFMMIALPNQDRTWTVTLFMPFANFRSIKCDQDLMRFFRENFPDAIDLIGQSRLIKDFFKTTPQSLVMIKCKPYNVGGKALIIGDAAHAMVPFYGQGMNAGFEDCSVLTELFNRYDSDVNRILVEFSETRWEDAHAICDLAMYNYVEMRDLVTKRSYLFRKKLDELLFWLMPNTWVPLYNSVSFSHMRYSSCIANRKWQDKILTRVLYCSSFIATVFVGVCSYKYGISQQFESFTGLFSKLLNLK